In a genomic window of Muntiacus reevesi chromosome 1, mMunRee1.1, whole genome shotgun sequence:
- the MOB3A gene encoding MOB kinase activator 3A, with amino-acid sequence MSNPFLKQVFNKDKTFRPKRKFEPGTQRFELHKKAQASLNAGLDLKLAVQLPAGEELNDWVAVHVVDFFNRVNLIYGTISDGCTERSCPIMSGGPKYEYRWQDEHKFRRPTALSAPRYMDLLMDWIEVQINNEDVFPTNVGTPFPKNFLQVVKKILSRLFRVFVHVYIHHFDRIAQLGSEAHVNTCYKHFYYFVTEFGLIDTKELEPLKEMTARMCH; translated from the exons ATGTCCAACCCCTTCCTGAAGCAGGTCTTCAACAAGGACAAGACCTTCCGGCCCAAGCGCAAGTTCGAGCCAGGCACCCAACGCTTCGAGCTGCACAAGAAGGCGCAGGCCTCGCTGAATGCAGGGTTGGACCTGAAGCTGGCCGTGCAGCTGCCCGCTGGCGAGGAGCTCAACGACTGGGTGGCCGTGCACGTGGTGGACTTCTTCAACCGCGTCAACCTCATCTACGGCACCATCAGTGACGGCTGCACCGAGCGCTCCTGCCCCATCATGTCAGGCGGCCCCAAGTACGAGTACCGTTGGCAGGATGAGCACAAGTTCCGGCGGCCCACGGCACTGTCGGCCCCCCGCTACATGGACCTGCTCATGGACTGGATCGAGGTGCAGATCAACAATGAGGACGTCTTCCCCACCAACGTTG GCACACCGTTCCCCAAGAACTTCCTGCAGGTGGTGAAGAAGATCCTGTCGCGGCTCTTCCGCGTGTTCGTGCATGTGTACATCCACCACTTCGACCGCATTGCGCAGCTAGGTTCAGAGGCTCACGTCAACACCTGCTACAAGCACTTCTACTACTTTGTCACTGAGTTCGGCCTTATCGACACCAAGGAGCTGGAGCCACTG